A genome region from Myxococcales bacterium includes the following:
- a CDS encoding beta-lactamase family protein: MSHLSIVSLRSIHRRARRGALVAGALVAGALALVLVGCHHAAPVAAPPPAPAPDSALAQRLDGLARARLADADHPIAGLTVAVVQRGQPILIRGYGQADLEAKAPMAADAILRVGSVTKQFTAAAIVLLAADGALAIDDPITRFLPDYPTRGQVITIRQLLTHTGGVKNYTDLPWFETHQADAMPRADLVAKFAAEPLDFAPGAKWAYSNSGYYLLGLVIERAAGVSYAEFVRDRVVAPLHLADTAYCRPTQTGPRDARGYEAKDGALVPADPLDMAHPYAAGSLCSTVADLTTWIRALATGQVVTPAAFTEMTTPVRLADGTTYPYGFGLGVGVLGDHPVISHGGGINGFVSWVAYYPADELAIAVLVNTPSPVASDLGEALARVVLDVPVPQVLDLPVGADEAAPLLGTYRFEMVDQEVPVSYTDGVLRVGPAGAVGPALKSQGGGRYVVVELGAQVRFRIVDGHAVEMIVVQRGVELRGDRMTAPAPTPAP, encoded by the coding sequence ATGTCGCACCTCTCGATCGTCTCGCTGCGTTCGATCCATCGGCGCGCGCGCCGCGGCGCGCTGGTCGCCGGCGCGCTGGTCGCCGGCGCGCTGGCGCTGGTCCTGGTCGGTTGTCATCACGCCGCGCCGGTCGCCGCGCCGCCGCCGGCACCGGCGCCCGACTCGGCGCTGGCCCAGCGGCTCGACGGCCTGGCCCGGGCCCGGCTCGCCGACGCCGACCATCCGATCGCCGGGCTGACGGTCGCGGTGGTCCAGCGCGGTCAGCCGATCTTGATCCGCGGCTACGGCCAGGCCGACCTCGAGGCCAAGGCGCCGATGGCGGCGGACGCGATCTTGCGCGTCGGCTCGGTGACCAAGCAGTTCACCGCCGCGGCGATCGTGCTGCTGGCGGCCGACGGCGCGCTGGCGATCGACGATCCGATCACGCGGTTCCTGCCCGACTACCCGACCCGCGGGCAGGTCATCACGATCCGTCAGCTCCTGACCCACACCGGCGGCGTCAAGAACTACACCGACCTGCCGTGGTTCGAGACCCACCAGGCCGACGCCATGCCGCGCGCGGACCTGGTCGCGAAGTTCGCCGCCGAGCCGCTCGACTTCGCGCCGGGCGCGAAGTGGGCGTACAGCAACTCGGGCTACTACCTGCTCGGGCTGGTGATCGAGCGGGCCGCCGGCGTCAGCTACGCCGAGTTCGTGCGCGACCGCGTGGTCGCGCCGCTGCACCTCGCCGACACCGCGTACTGCCGGCCGACCCAGACCGGGCCGCGCGACGCGCGCGGCTACGAGGCCAAGGACGGCGCGCTGGTGCCGGCGGACCCGCTCGACATGGCCCACCCGTACGCGGCCGGCTCGCTGTGCTCGACCGTCGCCGATCTGACCACCTGGATCCGCGCCCTCGCCACCGGCCAGGTCGTGACCCCGGCGGCGTTCACCGAGATGACGACGCCGGTGCGGCTCGCCGACGGCACGACCTACCCCTACGGCTTCGGCCTCGGCGTCGGCGTCCTCGGCGACCACCCGGTCATCTCGCACGGCGGCGGCATCAACGGCTTCGTCAGCTGGGTCGCCTACTACCCGGCCGACGAGCTCGCGATCGCGGTGCTGGTCAACACGCCCAGCCCGGTCGCCAGCGATCTCGGCGAGGCGCTCGCCCGCGTCGTCCTCGACGTGCCCGTGCCCCAGGTCCTCGACCTGCCGGTCGGCGCCGACGAGGCCGCGCCGCTGCTCGGCACCTACCGCTTCGAGATGGTCGATCAGGAGGTGCCGGTCAGCTACACCGACGGCGTCCTCCGCGTCGGTCCGGCCGGCGCCGTCGGCCCCGCGCTCAAGTCCCAGGGCGGCGGCCGCTACGTCGTCGTCGAGCTCGGCGCCCAGGTCCGCTTCCGGATCGTCGACGGCCACGCCGTCGAGATGATCGTCGTCCAGCGCGGCGTCGAGCTGCGCGGCGACCGCATGACCGCGCCTGCGCCGACCCCGGCGCCGTAG
- a CDS encoding prolipoprotein diacylglyceryl transferase — protein sequence MNRTLDGLVRPEVPILGRPRSAFRVCGFAGAVAAAALTIGLAWYTGLSIAPVAILLVTAIVVFLVGAIASKAMRGAPNLVFHRHAIAIGAADAGVLAVLGEPALPYLDLVGLGLGAFLACGRVGCLMVGCCTGRPSRLGVRYRREHVDTGFSPVLVGVRLFPSQAVEAVGVLALTTGGAIRVALGARPGAVLAMLVVGYAVSRFVIELTRGDRFRPVVGGFSEAQWIAALAVGAVIAAGHDGLIPEERWHVAAVVGLGFAMFFILSWRYLSDTPRHQLLHPRHIHECAVALDRLGSSPSSPGRAITVATTSLGVRLSLAPLATPSGRIEHVAISHRDGPMPIEAARIITDLICQLRPSAGRHQIVCGARGVFHLLIHR from the coding sequence GTGAATCGCACGCTCGACGGGCTGGTGCGACCCGAGGTCCCGATCCTCGGCCGACCGCGCTCGGCGTTCCGGGTGTGCGGGTTCGCTGGCGCCGTCGCCGCCGCCGCGCTGACGATCGGGCTGGCCTGGTACACCGGGCTGTCGATCGCCCCGGTCGCGATCCTCCTCGTGACCGCCATCGTGGTGTTCCTCGTCGGCGCGATCGCCAGCAAGGCGATGCGGGGCGCGCCGAACCTGGTGTTCCATCGCCACGCGATCGCGATCGGCGCGGCGGACGCGGGTGTGCTCGCGGTGCTGGGCGAGCCGGCGCTGCCATACCTCGACCTCGTCGGGCTCGGGCTCGGCGCGTTCCTGGCCTGCGGTCGGGTCGGCTGCCTGATGGTCGGGTGTTGTACCGGCCGGCCATCGCGGCTCGGCGTCCGCTACCGGCGCGAGCACGTCGACACCGGGTTCTCGCCGGTGCTGGTCGGCGTGCGGTTGTTCCCCAGCCAGGCCGTCGAGGCGGTCGGTGTGCTGGCGCTCACGACCGGCGGCGCGATCCGCGTCGCCCTCGGCGCGCGCCCGGGCGCGGTGCTCGCGATGCTCGTCGTCGGCTACGCGGTCAGCCGGTTCGTCATCGAGCTCACCCGCGGCGACCGGTTCCGGCCGGTCGTGGGCGGGTTCTCCGAGGCGCAGTGGATCGCCGCGCTGGCGGTCGGCGCCGTGATCGCCGCCGGGCACGACGGCCTCATCCCCGAGGAGCGCTGGCACGTCGCCGCCGTGGTCGGCCTGGGGTTCGCGATGTTCTTCATCCTGTCGTGGCGGTACCTGAGCGACACGCCGCGCCACCAGTTGCTCCATCCGCGCCATATCCACGAGTGCGCGGTGGCCCTCGATCGGCTGGGCTCGTCGCCGTCGTCGCCGGGCCGCGCGATCACGGTCGCCACGACCTCGCTCGGGGTCCGGCTGTCGCTGGCGCCGCTCGCGACGCCGTCGGGGCGAATCGAGCACGTCGCGATCTCGCACCGCGACGGCCCGATGCCGATCGAGGCCGCACGGATCATCACCGACCTCATCTGCCAGCTCCGACCATCGGCCGGCCGCCACCAGATCGTCTGCGGCGCGCGCGGGGTGTTCCACCTGTTGATTCACCGCTGA
- a CDS encoding efflux RND transporter periplasmic adaptor subunit — protein sequence MKPMSSTPAPLRIARRIAPILAVVAVVVGGSLAWHHYRNQPATVTYTTTAVERGAVRQLVTASGTLSPVLRSTVGSQVSGRITEILVDFNDHVTRGQVLARLDKQLLQGQVAQARARLASARAELTRAQVTAASAKVTYDRAAGLISSGAIAAADVDAAKAARDTAAASIVAAKASIVEAQASLAAAQVNLEYTTITAPIDGVIISRSVDAGQTVAASLQAPELFVIAGDLAKMELHAAVAEADVGQLADGMTVELAFDAYPERTFVGAVRQVRNQATTTSNVVTYDAVVAVDNADGALRPGMTATATFVVASSDGLVVAAKALKYRPAGAPPPPGRARSSEGRRPADTRPAADTPAADTPATDTPATDTPATDTPATDKPATDRPRTPRAAVWVLRAGVPVRVPVTAGLTDGTTTVVTGPDLKDGDLVITADSSSRSGAASARGASARGGAGGRRGAPPPLL from the coding sequence ATGAAGCCCATGTCCTCGACGCCGGCGCCGCTGCGCATCGCGCGCCGGATCGCCCCGATCCTCGCCGTCGTCGCCGTCGTGGTCGGCGGGTCGCTCGCGTGGCACCACTACCGCAACCAGCCCGCCACGGTCACCTACACCACGACCGCGGTCGAGCGCGGCGCCGTGCGCCAGCTCGTGACCGCCTCGGGCACCTTGTCGCCGGTGCTGCGCTCGACGGTCGGCAGCCAGGTGTCGGGTCGCATCACCGAGATCCTCGTCGACTTCAACGACCACGTGACGCGCGGCCAGGTGCTGGCGCGCCTCGACAAGCAGCTGCTCCAGGGCCAGGTCGCGCAGGCCCGGGCCCGCCTGGCGTCGGCGCGCGCTGAGCTGACCCGCGCGCAGGTCACCGCGGCCAGCGCCAAGGTGACCTACGACCGCGCCGCCGGCCTGATCTCGTCCGGCGCGATCGCCGCCGCCGACGTCGACGCCGCCAAGGCCGCGCGCGACACCGCCGCCGCGTCGATCGTCGCCGCCAAGGCCAGCATCGTCGAGGCGCAGGCGTCGCTGGCCGCCGCCCAGGTCAACCTCGAGTACACGACGATCACCGCGCCGATCGACGGCGTGATCATCTCGCGCTCGGTCGACGCCGGCCAGACCGTCGCCGCCTCGCTGCAGGCGCCCGAGCTGTTCGTGATCGCCGGCGACCTCGCCAAGATGGAGCTGCACGCCGCGGTCGCCGAGGCCGACGTCGGCCAGCTCGCCGACGGCATGACCGTCGAGCTCGCGTTCGACGCCTACCCCGAGCGCACCTTCGTCGGCGCGGTCCGGCAGGTCCGCAACCAGGCGACCACGACCTCGAACGTCGTCACCTACGACGCGGTCGTCGCGGTCGACAACGCCGACGGCGCGCTCCGCCCGGGCATGACCGCGACCGCGACGTTCGTGGTCGCGTCGAGCGACGGCCTCGTGGTCGCGGCCAAGGCGCTCAAGTACCGCCCCGCCGGCGCCCCGCCGCCGCCCGGCCGCGCCCGCAGCTCCGAGGGCCGGCGCCCCGCCGACACAAGGCCCGCCGCCGACACGCCCGCCGCCGACACGCCCGCCACCGACACGCCCGCCACCGACACGCCCGCCACCGACACGCCCGCCACCGACAAGCCCGCCACCGACCGGCCGCGTACGCCGCGGGCCGCGGTCTGGGTGCTGCGCGCCGGCGTGCCGGTCCGGGTCCCGGTCACCGCCGGCCTCACCGACGGCACCACCACCGTCGTCACCGGCCCTGACCTGAAGGACGGCGACCTCGTGATCACCGCCGACTCGTCGAGCAGGTCGGGCGCGGCCAGCGCGCGCGGCGCCAGCGCCCGCGGCGGCGCCGGCGGTCGACGCGGCGCCCCGCCCCCGCTGCTCTGA
- a CDS encoding crotonase/enoyl-CoA hydratase family protein has product MTTGTVSLDRRGHVLVIGLDRAAKRNAFDLPLWDALCRAYGELDRDDDLRVGVLHAHGDHFTGGLDLPQWAPVFASGQWHIPDGGLDPLGLTGPRLRKPIVAAVQGICLTIGIELLLATDLRVAAATTRFGQIEIKRGIYPVGGATLRFPRECGWANAMRWLLTGDEFDAAEALRIGLVQEVTAAGAQLDRALALADVIAAQAPLGVYATLASARAAAPAAEAAAAARLMPDLQPLLASDDMQEGLRAFVGRRPGAFTGK; this is encoded by the coding sequence ATGACCACCGGCACCGTCTCGCTCGACCGTCGCGGCCACGTCCTCGTCATCGGTCTCGATCGCGCCGCCAAGCGCAACGCCTTCGACCTGCCGCTGTGGGACGCGCTGTGCCGCGCCTACGGTGAGCTCGATCGCGACGACGACCTCCGGGTCGGGGTGCTCCACGCCCACGGCGATCACTTCACCGGCGGCCTCGATCTGCCGCAGTGGGCGCCGGTGTTCGCGAGCGGTCAGTGGCACATCCCCGACGGCGGGCTCGATCCGCTCGGCCTCACCGGCCCGCGCCTGCGCAAGCCGATCGTCGCCGCGGTCCAGGGGATCTGCCTGACGATCGGCATCGAGCTCCTGCTCGCCACCGACCTGCGCGTCGCCGCGGCGACGACCCGCTTCGGGCAGATCGAGATCAAGCGCGGCATCTACCCGGTGGGCGGCGCGACGCTGCGCTTCCCGCGCGAGTGCGGCTGGGCCAACGCGATGCGCTGGCTGCTCACCGGCGACGAGTTCGACGCCGCCGAGGCCCTGCGCATCGGCCTGGTCCAGGAGGTCACCGCGGCCGGCGCGCAGCTCGACCGCGCGCTGGCGCTGGCCGACGTGATCGCGGCCCAGGCGCCGCTCGGCGTCTACGCGACGCTGGCGTCGGCGCGGGCCGCGGCGCCCGCCGCCGAGGCCGCGGCCGCGGCGCGGCTCATGCCCGACCTGCAGCCGCTGCTGGCGTCGGACGACATGCAGGAGGGCCTGCGCGCCTTCGTCGGCCGCCGCCCCGGCGCGTTCACCGGCAAGTAG
- a CDS encoding response regulator, translating to MPDQLASVIHALRVGIVVQGPSTEVLMCNPAALELLGLDEDQYRGRTSYDPEWNITREDGEVFEAAQRPMSQVLATGQPVRNVVMGVYRPRRRDRVWLMVNVDPEFDEAGRITRMIATLFDITERKQLEGALVEARKLESIGRLAGGIAHDFNNLLTVITTATSMAMRRLATDDRCRAELQVSLEAAERAAALTRQLLTFARRRELSTDASDVAGVVAAMAPLLERIVGAHVALALVTSPDTGAAQIAAVELEQVLFNLAANARDAMPSGGTLRVTTGRVDVTHDGALPRGSYVRISVADDGEGMDPATRERIFEPFFTTKDLGRGTGLGLATVQGVVHQHGGHIAVDSAPGRGSTFVIHLPRTAAVAAAPPVEVEVGRGAETILVAEDEDALRRLVTAILAELGYQVLAARDGADALRVAAAHPGPIHLLFTDFAMPKMNGLALATTLGALRPEVRVLVTSGFAHERRVTRDTWHVLDKPFTPEQLAARVRAILDGS from the coding sequence ATGCCTGATCAGCTCGCCTCGGTGATCCACGCGCTCCGGGTCGGGATCGTGGTCCAGGGCCCCAGCACCGAGGTGCTGATGTGCAACCCCGCGGCGCTCGAGCTGCTCGGGCTCGACGAGGATCAGTACCGCGGCCGGACCTCCTACGACCCCGAGTGGAACATCACCCGCGAGGACGGCGAGGTGTTCGAGGCGGCGCAGCGGCCGATGTCGCAGGTGCTCGCGACCGGCCAGCCGGTGCGCAACGTGGTCATGGGGGTCTACCGGCCCCGCCGCCGCGATCGCGTGTGGCTGATGGTCAACGTCGATCCCGAGTTCGACGAGGCCGGCCGCATCACCCGGATGATCGCGACCCTGTTCGACATCACCGAGCGCAAGCAGCTCGAGGGCGCGCTGGTCGAGGCCCGCAAGCTCGAGAGCATCGGCCGGCTGGCCGGCGGCATCGCCCACGACTTCAACAACCTGCTCACGGTCATCACGACCGCGACGTCGATGGCGATGCGCCGGCTCGCGACCGACGATCGCTGCCGGGCCGAGCTCCAGGTCAGCCTCGAGGCCGCCGAGCGCGCGGCGGCGCTGACCCGGCAGCTCTTGACGTTCGCGCGCCGGCGCGAGCTGTCGACCGACGCCAGCGACGTGGCCGGCGTGGTCGCCGCGATGGCGCCGCTGCTCGAGCGGATCGTCGGCGCCCACGTCGCGCTCGCGCTGGTCACCTCGCCCGACACCGGCGCCGCCCAGATCGCGGCGGTCGAGCTGGAGCAGGTGCTGTTCAACCTCGCCGCCAACGCCCGCGACGCGATGCCCTCGGGCGGCACCCTCCGCGTCACGACCGGGCGCGTCGACGTCACCCACGACGGCGCGCTGCCGCGCGGCAGCTACGTCCGGATCTCGGTCGCCGACGACGGCGAGGGCATGGACCCGGCCACCCGCGAGCGCATCTTCGAGCCGTTCTTCACCACCAAGGATCTGGGGCGCGGCACCGGCCTCGGGCTCGCGACGGTCCAGGGCGTGGTCCACCAGCACGGCGGCCACATCGCGGTCGACAGCGCGCCGGGGCGCGGCTCCACGTTCGTGATCCACCTGCCCCGCACGGCGGCGGTCGCGGCGGCGCCGCCGGTCGAGGTCGAGGTCGGGCGCGGCGCCGAGACCATCCTGGTGGCCGAGGACGAGGACGCGCTGCGCCGGCTGGTCACCGCGATCCTGGCCGAGCTCGGCTACCAGGTGCTCGCCGCCCGCGACGGCGCCGACGCCCTGCGGGTCGCCGCCGCCCACCCCGGGCCGATCCACCTGTTGTTCACCGACTTCGCCATGCCCAAGATGAACGGCCTGGCCCTGGCCACCACGCTCGGCGCCCTGCGCCCCGAGGTGCGGGTGCTCGTGACCTCGGGCTTCGCGCACGAGCGCCGGGTCACCCGCGACACCTGGCACGTGCTCGACAAGCCGTTCACGCCCGAGCAGCTCGCGGCGCGGGTGCGGGCCATCCTCGACGGCTCCTGA
- a CDS encoding YkgJ family cysteine cluster protein: MDEPDPQPAPPIVAAPALRRDLDDGLRFAHVLAMQTKRDVTELASRFFALLEEMASRGQLDLPKYDERRALRLEQEEQRAASRAHVQIAPVPDKYALTDLPDIDCAARIPLCRARCCTLTFPLSFQDLDERVVQWEYGRPYQIRRRSDGSCTHCAPDTRQCGVYAQRPAACRIFDCRQDSRIWLDFERRIPAPEPDPARVAAEPSR; encoded by the coding sequence ATGGACGAGCCTGACCCGCAGCCCGCACCGCCCATCGTCGCTGCCCCCGCGCTCCGCCGCGATCTCGACGACGGCCTCCGGTTCGCGCACGTGCTGGCGATGCAGACCAAGCGCGACGTCACCGAACTGGCGTCGCGCTTCTTCGCGCTGCTCGAAGAGATGGCGAGCCGCGGCCAGCTCGACCTGCCGAAGTACGACGAGCGGCGCGCGCTCCGGCTCGAGCAAGAGGAGCAGCGCGCTGCCAGCCGGGCCCACGTCCAGATCGCACCGGTGCCCGACAAGTACGCGCTCACCGACCTGCCCGACATCGACTGCGCCGCGCGCATTCCGCTGTGCCGGGCGCGGTGCTGCACGCTCACGTTCCCGCTCTCGTTCCAGGATCTCGACGAGCGCGTCGTGCAGTGGGAGTACGGCCGGCCGTATCAGATTCGCCGCCGGTCCGACGGCTCGTGTACCCACTGCGCACCCGACACCCGCCAGTGCGGCGTCTACGCGCAACGGCCCGCGGCGTGTCGCATCTTCGACTGCCGTCAGGACTCGCGGATCTGGCTCGACTTCGAGCGCCGCATTCCGGCCCCCGAGCCGGACCCGGCCCGCGTCGCGGCCGAGCCGTCGAGGTAG
- a CDS encoding hemerythrin domain-containing protein, whose translation MRRAPGLNASPPEDTVIAALEGCHERIRRFGGLAERVAVEAATDAERAEAAAAVVRYFTIALPLHAADEDLSLAPRLVGRDAALDAALARMTADHVEHAAVLDPVLALCRQLAAAPATHAALAPTLGPAAAAMVAAFAAHLALEEAIVFPAVAALPAAVQRELRAEMLARRA comes from the coding sequence ATGCGCCGAGCTCCTGGCCTGAACGCGTCGCCGCCCGAGGACACCGTGATCGCGGCGCTCGAGGGGTGCCACGAGCGCATCCGGCGGTTCGGCGGCCTGGCCGAGCGCGTCGCGGTCGAGGCCGCCACCGACGCCGAGCGCGCCGAGGCCGCGGCCGCGGTGGTCCGCTACTTCACGATCGCGCTGCCGCTGCACGCCGCCGATGAGGACCTCAGCCTGGCGCCGCGCCTGGTCGGCCGCGACGCCGCGCTCGACGCCGCCCTGGCGCGCATGACCGCCGACCACGTCGAGCACGCCGCGGTGCTCGACCCGGTGCTGGCCCTGTGCCGCCAGCTCGCGGCGGCGCCCGCGACCCACGCCGCGCTCGCGCCGACGCTGGGCCCCGCGGCGGCGGCGATGGTGGCGGCGTTCGCCGCGCACCTGGCGCTCGAGGAGGCGATCGTGTTCCCGGCGGTCGCGGCGCTGCCGGCCGCGGTCCAGCGCGAGCTCCGCGCCGAGATGCTGGCGCGCCGGGCGTAG
- a CDS encoding ABC transporter ATP-binding protein yields the protein MSAPLMDVHALTRRYGTGDAIVHALRGVDLQISAGEFVAVMGPSGSGKSTLMNLLGCLDAPTTGVYMLDGEDVAGLSRDRLAEVRNRTLGFVFQNYSLLPRTSALENVELPGLYAGTPRKELRARAVEALTRVGLADRLDHHPNQLSGGQQQRVAIARAIVNRPAVILADEPTGNLDTRTSLEIITLFQALSRDGMTIVYVTHDPETAVFASRRIVVRDGRIVTDTRQQPEDAAAALAALPAIEEELS from the coding sequence ATGTCCGCCCCCCTCATGGACGTCCACGCGCTGACCCGTCGCTACGGCACCGGCGACGCGATCGTGCACGCGCTGCGCGGCGTCGACCTGCAGATCAGCGCCGGCGAGTTCGTCGCGGTCATGGGCCCGTCGGGCTCGGGCAAGTCGACGCTGATGAACCTGCTCGGCTGCCTCGACGCCCCGACCACCGGCGTCTACATGCTCGACGGCGAGGACGTCGCCGGGTTGTCGCGCGATCGCCTGGCCGAGGTCCGGAACCGCACGCTCGGCTTCGTGTTCCAGAACTACAGCCTCCTGCCGCGCACGTCCGCGCTCGAGAACGTCGAGCTGCCCGGCCTGTACGCCGGCACGCCGCGCAAGGAGCTCAGGGCGCGCGCGGTCGAGGCGCTCACCCGGGTCGGGCTGGCCGACCGCCTGGACCACCACCCCAACCAGCTCTCGGGCGGCCAGCAGCAGCGCGTCGCGATCGCGCGCGCGATCGTCAACCGGCCGGCGGTGATCCTGGCCGACGAGCCGACCGGCAACCTCGACACCCGCACCAGCCTCGAGATCATCACGCTGTTCCAGGCGCTGTCGCGCGACGGGATGACGATCGTCTACGTGACCCACGATCCCGAGACCGCGGTCTTCGCGTCGCGCCGCATCGTCGTGCGCGACGGCCGGATCGTCACCGACACCCGGCAGCAGCCCGAGGACGCCGCCGCGGCGCTCGCCGCGCTGCCGGCGATCGAGGAGGAGCTGTCATGA
- a CDS encoding alpha/beta hydrolase: MTCFVLVHGAFHGGWVWGRVAARLRAAGHEVLTPTLTGCGDRHHLLTRELGLEDHVRDLVATLEHEDVRAAVVVAHSYGGTVATAAAARVPDRLARLVYLDAQAPVDGQSASGAMAEGTSAGLAALTDDTWLLPPLPLAAVGVVEPADVAWVTPRRHPHPMRTLLEPVLLGAGVVDRIERAYIECTQHAALAALFGVDPLRPFAERAQREGWRHSRLDAPHDVMVTAPAAAAAAILAHA; encoded by the coding sequence ATGACCTGCTTCGTCCTGGTGCACGGCGCGTTCCACGGAGGCTGGGTCTGGGGGCGGGTCGCGGCGCGCCTCCGCGCCGCCGGCCACGAGGTCCTGACCCCGACGCTCACCGGCTGCGGCGATCGCCACCACCTGCTCACCCGCGAGCTCGGGCTCGAGGACCACGTCCGCGATCTGGTCGCGACGCTCGAGCACGAGGACGTCCGCGCCGCGGTCGTGGTCGCGCACAGCTACGGCGGCACGGTCGCGACCGCCGCGGCCGCGCGCGTGCCCGACCGGCTCGCGCGGCTGGTCTACCTCGACGCCCAGGCGCCGGTCGACGGCCAGAGCGCGAGCGGCGCCATGGCCGAGGGCACCAGCGCCGGGCTCGCGGCGCTCACCGACGACACCTGGCTGCTGCCGCCGCTGCCGCTCGCGGCCGTGGGCGTGGTCGAGCCCGCCGACGTCGCCTGGGTCACGCCGCGCCGGCACCCGCACCCGATGCGCACGCTGCTCGAGCCGGTCCTGCTCGGCGCCGGCGTGGTCGACCGGATCGAGCGCGCCTACATCGAGTGCACGCAGCACGCCGCGCTGGCCGCGCTGTTCGGCGTCGACCCGCTGCGCCCGTTCGCCGAGCGGGCCCAGCGCGAGGGCTGGCGCCATAGCCGGCTCGACGCGCCCCACGACGTCATGGTCACCGCGCCCGCCGCCGCCGCCGCCGCGATCCTGGCCCATGCCTGA
- a CDS encoding ABC transporter permease produces the protein MNLWRTTLVALSALGRTKARSLLTVLGVIIGVGAVIAMVSIGEGAKARVAAQFEAMGTSTLVVTSGASTAGGARGGAGSQPTLTWTDLDAIRALPEVGAAAPQLRGNGQLLADGSNWQAPITATTSAWFTVRAWAAARGELLSPADDAGARKVAVIGKTVATNLFGDDDPIGQTMRIDRTPFIVIGVLEAKGTSAMGQDSDDVVVIPARTFLSKVSGGNARFLSGQVIVMAASPDTAGAKLAIEELLRERHKRRAGEPDDVSVRDLSEIAKAQAASASTITSLLAGVALVSLLVGGIGIMNIMLVSVTERTREIGLRMAIGAKPHHVRRQFLIEAVVLSLAGGVLGIGFGFAAGEYMAASFGFPLLVRPDVVIMSVAVSAGVGVLFGFYPAHRASRLDPIVALRHE, from the coding sequence ATGAACCTCTGGCGCACCACCCTGGTCGCGCTGTCGGCGCTCGGCCGCACCAAGGCGCGCTCGCTGCTCACCGTCCTCGGCGTGATCATCGGCGTCGGCGCCGTCATCGCGATGGTCTCGATCGGCGAGGGCGCCAAGGCCCGGGTCGCCGCCCAGTTCGAGGCGATGGGCACCAGCACGCTGGTCGTCACCTCGGGCGCGTCCACCGCCGGCGGCGCGCGCGGCGGGGCCGGCTCGCAGCCGACCCTGACCTGGACCGATCTCGACGCGATCCGGGCGCTGCCCGAGGTCGGCGCCGCCGCGCCCCAGCTGCGCGGCAACGGCCAGCTGCTCGCCGACGGCAGCAACTGGCAGGCGCCGATCACCGCGACCACGTCGGCCTGGTTCACGGTCCGCGCCTGGGCCGCCGCGCGCGGCGAGCTGCTGAGCCCGGCCGACGACGCCGGCGCGCGCAAGGTCGCCGTCATCGGCAAGACCGTCGCGACCAACCTGTTCGGCGACGACGACCCGATCGGCCAGACCATGCGGATCGATCGCACCCCGTTCATCGTGATCGGCGTGCTCGAGGCCAAGGGCACGTCGGCGATGGGCCAGGACAGCGACGACGTCGTCGTCATCCCGGCCAGGACCTTCCTGTCGAAGGTGTCGGGCGGCAACGCGCGGTTCCTGTCGGGTCAGGTGATCGTGATGGCGGCGTCGCCGGACACCGCCGGCGCCAAGCTCGCGATCGAGGAGCTCCTGCGCGAGCGGCACAAGCGCCGCGCCGGCGAGCCCGACGACGTCTCGGTGCGCGACCTGAGCGAGATCGCGAAGGCGCAGGCCGCGAGCGCGAGCACGATCACGTCGCTCCTGGCCGGCGTCGCGCTGGTGTCGCTCCTGGTCGGCGGCATCGGGATCATGAACATCATGCTGGTCAGCGTCACCGAGCGGACCCGCGAGATCGGCCTGCGCATGGCGATCGGCGCCAAGCCCCACCACGTCCGGCGCCAGTTCCTGATCGAGGCGGTCGTGCTGTCGCTCGCCGGCGGGGTGCTCGGCATCGGCTTCGGCTTCGCGGCCGGCGAGTACATGGCGGCCAGCTTCGGCTTCCCGCTGCTGGTCCGCCCCGACGTCGTGATCATGTCGGTCGCGGTGTCGGCCGGCGTCGGCGTGCTGTTCGGGTTCTACCCGGCCCACCGGGCGTCGCGGCTCGATCCGATCGTCGCGCTGCGGCACGAGTGA